A window of Bradyrhizobium sp. AZCC 1610 contains these coding sequences:
- a CDS encoding VOC family protein: MPTVDWAVTWDHVHLRSPDPEATAAWLEDILGGEIIRGPGRIDVKLGGANIFIAPVTAGDGVNTPPVTPYQGLDHFGLTVKDIDAVAAEIKAKGVEFTKEPTTIRPGVRICFIRGPQGISIELLERDQKYA; the protein is encoded by the coding sequence ATGCCGACCGTTGATTGGGCAGTTACCTGGGACCACGTCCACTTGCGCAGCCCCGATCCCGAGGCGACCGCGGCGTGGCTGGAAGACATCCTGGGCGGCGAGATCATCCGTGGCCCGGGGCGGATCGACGTCAAGCTCGGCGGCGCCAACATATTCATCGCGCCCGTCACCGCCGGCGACGGCGTCAACACCCCGCCGGTGACACCCTATCAGGGTCTCGACCATTTCGGTCTGACCGTGAAAGACATCGACGCGGTCGCCGCCGAGATCAAGGCCAAGGGCGTCGAGTTTACGAAGGAGCCGACCACGATCCGGCCCGGCGTGCGCATCTGCTTCATCCGCGGGCCGCAAGGCATTTCGATCGAGTTGCTCGAGCGCGACCAGAAATATGCATGA
- a CDS encoding GrlR family regulatory protein, whose amino-acid sequence MKNGLYSIHVTLLDGRIGKGSGVILFRDGQILGGDAYLFYTGSYTVKGDTFKGEVLVQRHTTPRDNDNPLFGGPNPVGIGVSGTFTDTRGSMNGTALVGKASQIFGATLHKLADIN is encoded by the coding sequence ATGAAAAACGGGCTCTATTCGATCCACGTCACCCTGCTGGATGGGCGCATCGGCAAGGGCAGCGGCGTCATTCTGTTCCGGGACGGCCAGATTCTCGGCGGCGACGCCTATCTGTTTTATACCGGCAGCTACACCGTGAAGGGCGATACCTTCAAAGGCGAGGTCCTGGTGCAGCGCCACACCACCCCGCGCGACAATGACAATCCGCTGTTCGGCGGGCCTAACCCGGTCGGCATCGGCGTGTCCGGAACCTTCACCGACACCCGCGGCAGCATGAATGGAACCGCGCTCGTCGGCAAAGCGAGCCAGATCTTCGGCGCCACCCTGCACAAGCTGGCGGATATCAATTAG
- a CDS encoding PAS domain S-box protein, with translation MTAETPISPPPRSFSLSIGQLTFGSFMLVLAVIIITSTASVIAIRHIDSTFAELQRLQSVGDLAEDIDRRMNELRLAARDFVTEPGSQSLQVGEAATTLSEVLKKTRLELAPEQQDMIDGVSERLSTYRSGIERISALINRRAEMIVALPPLREKFDTAIAEVSDPQIAMALLQTQSRIASALLAHNPSAAEQAAESMRSMTIADPNLRAVVDDYALAIVNISVRERQISDIDREVLGAEGRLIQRVTELLRDVSERRGRVLSRDFARTLTEAKWQSIVLGTAGVLIGLFASLLVVRRTVRPLAAIANSIRAVAGGEKNTSIPATDVDNEIGDIARAAEVFRQTLVDADSAREAAVRALAEQRLAEESYRKLFESSVDGIYVTTPGGALLNANPALARMMGYATPQDLINGIGDIADTIYVHPEARAEYERLMQRDGMVREYEYQVRTRNGSVLWLSDSASAVHNEAGVIVRYEGTVRDITDQKRAEDAIAEGRRLLQMVIDTVPAVINVKDKQLRYVLMNRYMAGIFGVEPGDAIGRTTADLMSRYGAEKTDEPDKRVLAVGKELGFYEEEYKDVSGHMRQWLVNKLPILDAAGEIENIVTVALDIGERKRVEFEMRKAKDAAEGALRNLRETQNSLIEAEKLAALGRLVAGVAHEVNNPVGISLTVASALERKTSNFAAEVARGGLRRSSLNDFLETSRDASSQLVANLNRAAELIQSFKQVAADRNYSDQRSFDLGDLTEQVVMSLRPGLRKHNLTLNVECQPNLIMNSYPGPYGQVLTNLFLNSVAHAFPDGKPGTVDIQVRESGKDNVEIIFSDNGIGMSLDVRRRAFDPFFTTRRDQGGTGLGLHIVYSIVTTRLGGRLDLDSQPGGGTRIQMILPRTAPLEQAAE, from the coding sequence ATGACCGCTGAAACGCCGATTTCGCCGCCGCCGCGATCGTTCTCGCTTTCGATCGGCCAACTGACATTCGGCAGTTTCATGCTGGTGCTGGCGGTGATCATCATCACCTCGACCGCCAGCGTCATCGCCATCCGCCACATCGATTCGACCTTTGCCGAGTTGCAGCGGCTGCAGAGCGTCGGCGACCTCGCCGAGGACATCGACCGCCGCATGAACGAATTGCGGCTCGCAGCGCGGGATTTTGTCACCGAACCCGGCAGCCAGTCGCTTCAGGTCGGCGAGGCCGCGACTACGCTCAGCGAGGTCCTGAAGAAGACGCGGCTGGAACTCGCTCCCGAGCAGCAGGACATGATCGACGGCGTATCCGAGCGCCTGTCGACCTACCGCAGCGGCATCGAGCGCATTTCCGCACTGATCAACCGCCGTGCCGAAATGATCGTCGCGTTGCCGCCTTTGCGCGAAAAATTCGATACCGCGATCGCCGAAGTGTCTGATCCTCAGATAGCGATGGCCCTGTTGCAGACCCAGAGCCGCATCGCCTCGGCGCTGCTGGCGCATAATCCCTCGGCTGCAGAACAGGCCGCGGAAAGCATGCGTTCGATGACGATCGCGGATCCGAACCTGCGCGCGGTAGTCGACGATTATGCGCTGGCGATCGTCAACATATCAGTCCGCGAACGGCAGATATCCGACATCGACAGGGAAGTGCTTGGCGCGGAGGGCCGCCTGATCCAGCGCGTGACGGAATTGCTGCGCGACGTCAGCGAGCGGCGGGGGCGCGTTCTCTCCCGTGATTTTGCGCGGACGCTGACCGAGGCGAAGTGGCAGAGCATCGTGCTCGGCACCGCCGGCGTGCTGATCGGGCTTTTTGCTTCGCTGCTGGTGGTTCGCCGCACCGTGCGTCCGCTTGCCGCGATCGCAAACTCGATTCGTGCGGTGGCCGGCGGCGAGAAGAATACCTCGATCCCGGCGACCGATGTGGACAACGAGATCGGCGACATTGCCCGCGCCGCCGAAGTATTCCGGCAAACCCTGGTCGATGCCGACTCCGCGCGCGAGGCGGCAGTGCGCGCGCTCGCCGAACAGCGGCTTGCCGAGGAAAGTTACCGCAAGCTGTTCGAATCCTCGGTCGACGGAATTTACGTCACGACGCCCGGCGGGGCTTTGCTCAACGCCAACCCGGCGCTGGCGCGGATGATGGGCTATGCCACGCCGCAGGATCTGATCAACGGCATCGGCGACATCGCGGACACGATCTATGTCCATCCCGAGGCGCGGGCGGAATACGAGCGGCTGATGCAGCGCGACGGCATGGTTCGTGAATATGAGTACCAGGTTCGCACGCGCAACGGCTCGGTGCTCTGGCTCTCCGACAGCGCGAGCGCCGTGCACAACGAGGCCGGCGTCATCGTCCGCTACGAGGGGACGGTGCGCGACATTACCGACCAGAAGCGGGCCGAGGATGCGATCGCCGAAGGCCGCCGCCTGCTGCAAATGGTGATCGACACCGTGCCTGCGGTCATCAACGTCAAGGACAAACAGCTGCGCTATGTCCTGATGAACCGCTATATGGCCGGCATTTTCGGGGTCGAGCCCGGGGATGCGATCGGCCGCACCACTGCAGATCTGATGTCGCGCTACGGCGCCGAAAAGACCGACGAGCCCGACAAGCGGGTGCTGGCGGTCGGCAAGGAACTCGGCTTCTACGAGGAGGAATACAAGGATGTGTCCGGCCACATGCGGCAATGGCTGGTCAACAAGCTGCCGATCCTGGATGCGGCCGGCGAGATCGAGAACATCGTGACCGTTGCGCTCGATATCGGCGAGCGCAAGCGCGTCGAATTCGAGATGCGCAAGGCCAAGGACGCGGCGGAGGGGGCGCTGCGGAACTTGCGCGAGACGCAGAATTCGCTGATCGAGGCGGAAAAACTCGCTGCGTTGGGCCGGCTGGTGGCCGGCGTGGCCCACGAGGTCAACAACCCCGTCGGCATCAGCCTGACGGTGGCGTCGGCGCTGGAGCGCAAGACGTCGAACTTTGCAGCCGAGGTCGCTCGCGGTGGGCTGAGGCGCTCCAGCCTGAACGATTTTCTCGAGACCAGCCGGGACGCATCGTCGCAGCTCGTCGCCAACCTCAACCGCGCCGCCGAACTGATCCAGTCGTTCAAGCAGGTCGCCGCCGACCGTAATTATTCGGACCAGCGCTCTTTCGACCTCGGCGATCTCACCGAGCAGGTGGTGATGAGCCTGCGGCCCGGCTTGCGCAAACACAATCTGACGCTCAATGTCGAGTGCCAGCCCAATCTGATCATGAACAGTTATCCCGGGCCCTACGGGCAGGTGCTCACCAACCTATTCCTCAATTCGGTGGCGCATGCGTTCCCGGACGGCAAGCCCGGCACGGTCGATATCCAGGTGCGGGAGTCCGGCAAGGACAATGTCGAGATCATCTTTTCGGATAACGGCATTGGCATGAGCCTCGACGTCCGTCGCCGCGCGTTCGACCCGTTTTTCACCACGCGGCGTGATCAGGGCGGCACCGGTCTCGGCCTGCACATCGTCTATAGCATTGTGACGACACGCTTGGGCGGCCGGCTTGATCTCGATTCGCAGCCGGGTGGCGGCACGCGAATCCAGATGATCCTGCCGCGCACAGCGCCGCTGGAGCAGGCGGCGGAGTAG
- a CDS encoding NUDIX hydrolase — translation MAEAAPRPASTILLLRDSAELKEIEVFMMVRHYEIDFNSGALVFPGGSVDKGDKEIIATPELYSGGEGLDEATLSFRIAAIRETFEESGILLARPKGSRALVDAKRASEIEAINRADLCDGKISFLKVLTDNGMVLALDELVPYAHWITPEGMPKRFDTWFFLAAAPPEQVGAHDGKESTDSIWVSPREALEGGESGRFKLPFPTTRNLIKLGKQQSVKAALDDSSGKSVVTVTPVMTKNNGGRQLRIPLEAGYDGEVFEIGSVG, via the coding sequence ATGGCAGAAGCCGCCCCGCGTCCTGCATCCACCATCCTGCTGCTGCGCGACAGCGCGGAGCTCAAGGAAATCGAGGTATTCATGATGGTTCGCCATTATGAAATCGATTTCAATTCCGGCGCGCTGGTGTTTCCCGGCGGCAGCGTCGACAAGGGCGACAAGGAGATCATCGCGACGCCGGAGCTCTATTCGGGCGGCGAGGGGCTCGACGAAGCCACGCTCAGCTTCCGCATCGCCGCGATCCGCGAGACCTTCGAGGAAAGCGGCATCCTTTTGGCGCGGCCGAAGGGCTCGCGGGCGCTGGTCGATGCCAAACGCGCCAGCGAGATCGAGGCTATCAATCGCGCGGATCTCTGCGACGGCAAGATCAGCTTCCTCAAGGTGCTAACCGATAACGGCATGGTGCTGGCGCTCGACGAACTCGTGCCCTATGCGCACTGGATCACGCCGGAGGGCATGCCCAAGCGGTTCGACACCTGGTTTTTCCTCGCCGCCGCGCCGCCGGAACAGGTCGGCGCCCATGACGGCAAAGAGTCCACCGACTCGATCTGGGTCTCGCCGCGCGAGGCGCTGGAGGGCGGCGAGAGCGGGCGCTTCAAGCTACCGTTCCCCACCACGCGCAACCTGATCAAGCTCGGCAAGCAGCAAAGCGTGAAGGCGGCGCTCGATGACTCCAGCGGCAAATCCGTCGTCACCGTGACGCCGGTGATGACCAAAAACAATGGTGGCCGCCAGCTCCGCATTCCCCTCGAAGCTGGCTATGACGGCGAGGTGTTCGAGATCGGCTCGGTCGGTTAA
- a CDS encoding dihydrodipicolinate synthase family protein — MTKLTAQAAGTFAIAPTPFHDDGRIDEKSIDRLTDFYAEVGCDGVTVLGILGEAPKLDAAEAEQVAVRFVKRAKTMQIIVGVSAPGFASMRSLAKTSMDAGAAGVMIAPPPHLRTDDQITGYFKQAQEAIGDEIPWVLQDYPLTLNVIFTPAVIRKIVMDSPSCVMLKHEDWPGLEKISTLRGYQKDGSLRPLSILVGNGGLFLDFEMERGADGAMTGYAFPELLIDVVKLSKAGKRDAAHDLFDAHLPLIRYEQQPGAGLSVRKYVLQKRGIISSSAQRKPGATITATAKAEVDYLLSRVARVDRRANLQPQSSAAG; from the coding sequence ATGACAAAGCTTACTGCCCAGGCCGCAGGCACTTTTGCGATCGCGCCAACCCCGTTCCACGATGACGGCCGCATCGACGAGAAATCCATCGACCGCCTGACCGACTTCTACGCCGAAGTCGGCTGCGATGGTGTCACCGTGCTCGGCATTTTGGGCGAGGCGCCGAAGCTCGACGCCGCGGAAGCGGAGCAGGTGGCGGTTCGCTTCGTCAAGCGCGCCAAGACCATGCAGATCATCGTCGGCGTCTCGGCGCCCGGCTTTGCCTCTATGCGGTCGCTGGCGAAAACGTCGATGGACGCAGGCGCCGCCGGCGTGATGATCGCGCCGCCGCCGCACCTGCGCACCGACGACCAGATCACGGGCTATTTCAAGCAGGCGCAGGAAGCGATCGGCGACGAGATTCCCTGGGTGCTGCAGGATTATCCGCTGACGCTCAATGTCATCTTCACGCCCGCCGTGATCCGCAAGATCGTGATGGACTCGCCATCCTGCGTGATGCTCAAGCACGAGGACTGGCCGGGTCTGGAGAAGATTTCCACGCTGCGCGGCTATCAGAAAGACGGCTCGCTGCGGCCACTGTCCATTCTGGTCGGCAATGGCGGACTGTTCCTCGATTTCGAAATGGAGCGCGGCGCCGACGGTGCCATGACCGGTTACGCTTTCCCCGAACTGCTGATCGACGTCGTCAAGCTGTCGAAAGCCGGCAAGCGCGACGCCGCGCACGATTTGTTCGACGCGCATCTGCCGCTGATCCGTTACGAGCAGCAGCCCGGCGCTGGCCTGTCGGTCCGCAAATACGTGCTGCAGAAGCGCGGCATCATTTCGTCCAGCGCGCAACGCAAGCCCGGCGCGACCATCACGGCGACCGCAAAGGCCGAAGTCGATTATCTGTTGTCGCGGGTGGCGCGCGTCGACCGCCGCGCCAATCTGCAACCGCAATCCAGCGCGGCAGGTTAG